In Xyrauchen texanus isolate HMW12.3.18 chromosome 23, RBS_HiC_50CHRs, whole genome shotgun sequence, a genomic segment contains:
- the LOC127663225 gene encoding transcription initiation factor TFIID subunit 7-like — protein sequence MTSKTKVGKVGSKNKEDAPHELESQFVLRLPQEYASTVRRIAQSSSMNMKDRLTIELHADGRHGIVRVDRVPLACKLVDLPCILESLKTVDKKTLYKTADICQMLVCTLDGDLYPPLEEPTGTTDSKSKKKDKDKDKKFVWNHGITLPLKNTRKRRFRKTARKKYIESPDVEKEVKRLLSTDAEAVSVRWEVIAEDESKEPDNSLSLSNLDSSPGTSGHKGHGLSVQHDELREIFNDISSSSEDEDEDGDRHNDEDLNIMDTEDDMVRQLHEKLNETDGGDENDRNNQIVMEFQVQINSLKAKLQETRARKKQQEKLIMEVENQALRDRFQAHLNDMTHQEEEEMEQLASLQEQLDSLIEK from the exons GAATATGCCTCTACAGTGAGACGGATTGCCCAGTCTAGCAGCATGAACATGAAAGACAGACTTACTATAGAGTTGCATG CTGATGGTCGGCATGGGATTGTACGTGTGGACCGTGTCCCTTTAGCTTGTAAATTAGTGGATTTACCCTGCATCCTGGAATCGCTAAAAACTGTTGACAAAAAGACGCTCTACAAGACCGCTGATATCTGTCAG ATGCTTGTATGCACTCTGGATGGAGACCTCTACCCCCCTCTAGAGGAGCCCACTGGCACTACAGACTCCAAAAGCAAAAAGAAAGACAAGGACAAAGACAAGAAGTTTGTCTGGAACCATGGCA TTACTCTTCCACTGAAGAATACAAGAAAGAGGCGGTTTAGAAAGACAGCAAGGAAGAAG TACATCGAGTCTCCTGATGTGGAAAAGGAGGTGAAGAGGCTCTTGAGCACAGACGCAGAAGCCGTCAGTGTTC GATGGGAGGTGATTGCTGAGGATGAGTCAAAAGAACCTGACAACAGTTTATCTCTGTCGAACCTGGATTCCTCACCTGGAACCTCGGGACACAAGGGTCATGGCTTATCTG TCCAACACGACGAGCTTCGGGAGATCTTCAATGACATCAGTAGTAGCAGTGAAGATGAGGATGAGGACGGCGACCGCCACAATGATGAAGATCTTAACATTATGGACACTGAAGATGACATGGTCAGGCAGCTCCATGAGAAACTCAATGAAACTGATGGAGGAGATGAGAACGACAGGAACAATCAGATCG TAATGGAGTTCCAGGTGCAGATCAACAGTCTGAAGGCCAAGCTGCAGGAGACACGTGCCCGCAAGAAGCAACAGGAGAAATTGATCATGGAGGTGGAAAATCAAGCCCTGAGG GATCGTTTCCAGGCTCACTTGAATGACATGACCCATCAAGAGGAGGAAGAGATGGAGCAG CTGGCCTCCCTGCAAGAGCAGCTGGATTCACTGATCGAGAAGTGA